One genomic window of Pelmatolapia mariae isolate MD_Pm_ZW linkage group LG5, Pm_UMD_F_2, whole genome shotgun sequence includes the following:
- the agtrap gene encoding type-1 angiotensin II receptor-associated protein, giving the protein MEIPAINLKAIVLVHWLLTVWGSMLWPPVAFTWANFSVLAVGVWAIAQRDSIDAVIMFLIGMILTILTDIIHLGIFYPHGDLNNLLRFSTGMAILNLLLKPMSCFFVYQMYRERGGDYNINFGFPSVSRNRDAYQSIDQQDDSSTSGNPFNQTPDSKPGVRTY; this is encoded by the exons ATGGAAATCCCTGCCATAAATCTAAAG GCCATCGTACTGGTGCACTGGCTGCTTACAGTCTG GGGGAGTATGCTGTGGCCGCCAGTGGCCTTCACATGGGCGAACTTTAGCGTTTTAGCAGTTGGAGTGTGGGCGATTGCACAGAGGGACTCAATAGATGCAGTGATCATG TTTCTGATAGGGATGATTTTGACAATATTGACCGACATCATCCATCTTGGGATATTCTACCCACACGGTGACTTGAACAACTTGTTACGCTTCAGCACAGGGATGGCCATCCTCAACCTGCTGCTCAAACCCATGTCCTGCTTCTTTGTCTACCAAATGTACCGCGAGCGAGGAGGAGATTACAACATCAACTTTG GTTTCCCTTCTGTATCACGAAACAGAGATGCCTATCAGTCCATTGACCAGCAGGATGACTCCTCTACCTCAGGAAATCCCTTCAACCAGACCCCGGACAGCAAACCAGGAGTTCGCACTTACTGA